One segment of Pandoraea pnomenusa DNA contains the following:
- the msrA gene encoding peptide-methionine (S)-S-oxide reductase MsrA, with protein MKPYESQTRLSAAPDSGVTSSSHPTSRVRRALLGAAAVAAGVLAWQVGAYAFGGAESAVEIAAPRIDEPPSGAHTETAVFAGGCFWGVQGVFQHVKGVTKAESGYAGGTAKTANYETVSGGATGHAESVQVTFDPQQVSYGKLLQIYFSVAHNPTEVNRQGPDTGTQYRSAVFPMSDAQRRVAEAYIAQLNAAHAYSKPIATKVEKYTGFYPAEAYHQDFLTEHPTYPYIVINDLPKVKDLARLFPMQYRDAPVLVKTASAK; from the coding sequence ATGAAACCGTACGAATCACAGACTCGTTTGTCCGCAGCGCCGGATTCCGGCGTGACTTCCAGCTCGCATCCGACGTCGCGCGTGAGACGCGCCCTGCTCGGCGCCGCGGCCGTGGCGGCCGGGGTGCTGGCGTGGCAGGTCGGTGCGTATGCCTTTGGCGGAGCCGAATCCGCCGTCGAGATCGCCGCGCCCAGGATCGACGAGCCGCCGAGCGGCGCCCATACCGAGACGGCAGTGTTCGCCGGGGGCTGCTTCTGGGGTGTGCAGGGCGTGTTCCAGCACGTGAAAGGCGTGACGAAGGCAGAGTCCGGCTACGCGGGCGGCACTGCGAAAACGGCCAACTACGAGACCGTCAGCGGCGGCGCGACGGGGCATGCCGAATCGGTGCAGGTGACGTTCGATCCGCAGCAGGTTTCGTACGGCAAGCTGTTGCAGATCTACTTCTCCGTCGCCCACAATCCCACCGAAGTGAACCGCCAGGGTCCGGACACCGGCACGCAATATCGCTCCGCCGTGTTCCCGATGAGCGATGCGCAACGACGCGTCGCCGAGGCCTACATCGCGCAACTGAACGCAGCGCATGCCTACAGCAAGCCGATTGCGACGAAGGTCGAGAAGTACACGGGCTTTTATCCCGCCGAGGCGTACCACCAGGACTTCCTCACGGAGCACCCGACGTATCCCTACATCGTGATCAACGATCTGCCGAAGGTGAAGGACCTTGCCCGGCTGTTCCCGATGCAGTACCGTGATGCCCCCGTCCTCGTGAAAACCGCCTCGGCGAAGTGA
- a CDS encoding VOC family protein — translation MFDLEPVEASPGFALFVFPSGLKLGLWARFAVQPTVIAPPGGSEVVIPVASNAHVDATWEDWSARGLTILQVPTTMDFGRTFVASDPDGHRIRVYKLANA, via the coding sequence CTGTTCGACCTCGAGCCGGTCGAGGCGTCGCCCGGGTTCGCATTGTTCGTGTTTCCCTCGGGGCTGAAGCTCGGACTGTGGGCGCGCTTCGCGGTGCAGCCCACGGTGATTGCCCCGCCCGGCGGCAGCGAGGTCGTGATTCCGGTGGCGTCCAACGCCCACGTGGACGCCACGTGGGAGGACTGGAGCGCGCGCGGCCTCACCATTTTGCAAGTGCCCACCACCATGGACTTCGGACGCACGTTCGTCGCGTCCGACCCCGACGGTCACCGCATCCGCGTGTACAAGCTCGCGAACGCCTGA
- a CDS encoding helix-turn-helix transcriptional regulator — protein MSRTQRLFSLMQLLRRHQYPVAGAALADSLGVSLRTLYRDIATLQAQGADIEGAPGLGYVLKPGFMLPPLMFSEEEIEAIVLGSRWVARRTDGALADAAANALAKIAAVLPSDLRASLEASTLLIGPGDPLPPMIVDLTVIREAIRAERKLHLAYRDEAGRLSERIVWPFALGFFERVRMIVAWCELRDGFRHFRADRIEAMTVTASRYPRGRRALLKSWRETIGNT, from the coding sequence ATGTCACGCACACAACGTCTCTTCTCCCTGATGCAACTGCTGCGCCGCCACCAATACCCGGTGGCGGGCGCCGCGCTGGCCGACTCGCTTGGCGTGAGCCTGCGCACGCTGTACCGGGACATTGCCACGCTGCAGGCGCAGGGGGCGGACATCGAGGGTGCGCCCGGGCTGGGCTACGTGCTCAAGCCCGGGTTCATGCTCCCGCCGCTGATGTTCTCGGAAGAGGAGATCGAGGCGATCGTGCTCGGCTCGCGTTGGGTTGCCAGGCGTACCGACGGCGCACTCGCCGACGCGGCCGCCAACGCCCTGGCGAAGATTGCGGCGGTGCTGCCCTCGGATCTGCGCGCGTCGCTCGAGGCGTCGACCCTGCTGATCGGCCCGGGCGATCCGCTTCCGCCCATGATCGTCGACCTGACGGTCATTCGCGAGGCCATTCGCGCCGAGCGCAAACTCCATCTTGCCTATCGCGACGAAGCCGGACGGTTGTCCGAGCGCATCGTCTGGCCTTTTGCACTCGGCTTCTTCGAGCGTGTGCGCATGATCGTTGCCTGGTGCGAACTGCGCGACGGCTTCCGGCATTTTCGCGCCGACCGCATCGAGGCCATGACGGTGACCGCCTCGCGCTACCCTCGCGGGCGTCGCGCCCTGCTCAAATCATGGCGCGAGACAATCGGCAACACGTGA
- a CDS encoding c-type cytochrome, with protein MAADAPNASAASSAASAPAPAAASTPSTASTPVSPAVAAPAASASPETIARGRYLARAADCAACHTSADGAPFAGGVPLKSPFGTFYGTNITPDKTNGIGGWTSDDFYRALHDGKAPDKPLYPAMPYTSYRQMSRADSDAIYAYLMSVKPAAVPNRPHALSFPYTLRFGMRVWDWMFLKDTLPDASKGQSADWLRGRYLANALGHCAECHTPRGTFGQLDSAKPLGGASLARIAAPDLTPEALAARGWTVKDLQTFFGTGIAPQGSAFGEMYPVVHLSTQYLTPDDLRALSTYLLGDAPPAPRPLPDHPDTGKLMAGRNLYLAVCAGCHAADGTGKPHVAVSMQGNSTVRQKDPHNLIVTILDGIAPQKFPGLEAMQDMPGFDKRLTDAQIAELSNYLRVAYGGQAGDVNSEIVRQLRQK; from the coding sequence CCGGTGTCGCCTGCGGTGGCAGCGCCCGCCGCGAGCGCATCGCCGGAGACGATCGCGCGCGGCCGATACCTCGCGCGCGCGGCCGACTGCGCGGCGTGCCACACCAGCGCGGACGGTGCGCCGTTCGCGGGCGGCGTGCCGCTCAAGTCGCCGTTCGGCACGTTCTACGGCACCAACATCACGCCGGACAAGACGAACGGCATTGGCGGCTGGACGTCGGACGATTTCTACCGGGCGCTTCATGACGGCAAGGCCCCGGACAAGCCGTTGTATCCGGCCATGCCATACACGTCGTACAGGCAGATGTCGCGCGCCGACAGCGACGCCATTTACGCGTACCTGATGTCGGTGAAGCCGGCGGCCGTACCCAATCGCCCGCATGCGCTGTCGTTCCCTTACACCCTTCGTTTCGGCATGCGTGTGTGGGACTGGATGTTTCTCAAGGACACCTTGCCCGATGCGTCGAAGGGGCAGTCGGCGGACTGGCTTCGCGGGCGTTACCTCGCCAATGCGCTGGGCCATTGCGCGGAGTGCCACACACCGCGCGGCACGTTCGGCCAGCTCGACAGTGCCAAGCCGCTGGGCGGCGCCTCGCTCGCGCGCATCGCCGCGCCCGACCTGACGCCGGAAGCGCTGGCCGCTCGCGGCTGGACGGTGAAGGACCTGCAGACGTTCTTCGGCACGGGTATCGCGCCGCAGGGCTCGGCGTTCGGGGAGATGTACCCGGTCGTGCATCTGAGCACGCAGTACCTTACGCCCGACGACCTGCGCGCGCTCTCGACGTATCTGCTCGGCGACGCGCCACCCGCGCCCCGACCATTGCCGGACCATCCCGACACCGGCAAATTGATGGCCGGACGCAACCTGTATCTTGCCGTCTGCGCCGGTTGCCACGCGGCCGACGGCACGGGAAAGCCACACGTGGCGGTGTCGATGCAGGGGAATTCGACGGTACGACAAAAGGATCCGCACAACCTGATCGTGACGATTCTCGACGGGATCGCGCCGCAGAAATTCCCGGGCCTCGAAGCGATGCAGGACATGCCCGGCTTCGACAAGCGGCTGACCGATGCGCAGATCGCGGAATTGAGCAACTATCTTCGCGTGGCCTACGGTGGTCAGGCGGGCGACGTCAATTCCGAGATCGTCAGGCAGTTGCGCCAGAAGTAA